From the genome of Fusobacterium perfoetens:
ACCTACTGTAAACATATCACTTGAGGATATAAAAAATAGATGGACAGAGATAGTAAGAGCAGCTAAAAATGAAAAAATGACTTTTTCAGCATTTCTTATGGATGCTCTTCCCTATAAAGTGGAAGAAAATATTCTTTATATAAGATTTAATTCAAATCTTTTTGCAAAAGAGCAGATGGAAACAGAATATTATAATACTATATTCCAAGATGTTGTTGAAAGAATAACAGGAGTAAAATTAAGAATAAAATATATATTTAAAGAAAATAAAAATGAAAAAGGAAAAAATGAAAGTGATTTTACATCACAGTTAATGACATATTTTTCAGAGGAGAATTAGTTTAATGGATAAAAAGATTTCAAAAAATAATTACAGTGATGTTTCAGGAATTCTCCTTGATGCTGTAATGTGCACAATTCTTTACAATCTTTCTATGCTTATGCCTGTTACAGGATTTGCACTTCTTATTTATAAGATAAAAAATGTGCCAATGTTTAAAATAAAAAAATGGCTTGGAGCAACAATTCTTTCAATGATTTTTATAGGGGGAATAAATTTTTATGTTTCTCCAGTTACATATAAATTTGCATTTGAATTCATGACTGCAGAAAGTCTTAAAAATTTAGCAGGGTATGTTCTTATATTTTTTCCTATAGAAATTTTATACTATCAGTTTAATGGGAAAAAATTTATGATTCCTGTATTTGACAGAATTATAATAACAAGCATAGTTACAACAGTAACAGCATTCTTTTATATAAAGCTGCTTAATATAAATGGAGAACTTTTAAAAGAGGTTGTAAAGGAGCTTAATAATATTGATCAGGCAAATATTGATATTATTTTTAAGTTTATAAAAAATAATGTATATTATATGATATATACTTATGTAGGTCTTATAACTTATCTTACATATTATTCTTTTGGAAGAAAAAGTTATCCTGTATGGAGAATATCATACTGGTGGCTTCTGTTCTATATAGTCCCATTCTTTATAATAAGATTTGGACATATTCAAAATGTATATTTGACAAATATCATGCTTATGGTTAAAATATCTTTTGTTGTATATGGGATAAAAATAGTATATAATCTTATAAGACTGAAAATTAAATCAGATTTAATATGTCAGTTATTGGCAGTTATAATAGGGCTTAATTTTCAAAATATAATCTTTATAATAGCCGGGCTTTTAAGTTTTGAAGCCGTAAAAATTACAATAATAAAAGACAACGGAGGAAAGTAATATGGCAAAAATACAAGTAATTTTAACACAAGATGTAGCAGGACAAGGAAGAAAAGGAGATTTAATAACTGTATCAGACGGTTATGCAAAAAACTTTATTCTTAATAAAAATAAAGGGATAATTGCTACAGCTGAAGCTTTACAAAAAATAGAAAATGATAAGAAAAAAGAAGCTAAAAGAAATGAAGATGAAAAAAATAAAGCTATAATCCTTAAAAATCAGTTAGAAAAAGAAAAATTAGTTTTAACTGTTAAAGTAGGAGATAACGGAAAATTATTTGGAGCAATAACTAATAAAGAAATTGCTGCTGAAATGGAAAAATCTTTTGGACTTAAAATAGATAAGAAAAAAATAGAATGCAGTATAAAATCACTTGGTGAACATAAAGTAACAGTTAAACTTCATCAAGATGTAAAAGCCGAAATTACTGTTATAACAAAAGAGTAGGAGATAATAATGGAAGGTGTGGAAAATCTTAAGAGAGTTCCAAGCAGCATGGAGGCAGAGAAATCTGTTCTCGGAGGTATTTTTCTTAAGCCTGACTGTTTTGGAGATATTATTGAGATAATATCTCCAAATGATTTTTATAAGGTAGGACATAAATATATTTTTGAAGCTATGACAGAATGCTATAACACTGGTGAAACAATAGATCCCATTGTTGTTATGAACAAACTTAAAAAGATGAATAAGTTTGATGAAATAGGCGGAGAGTCTATGCTTTATGATGTTATAGGAGGAGTTGTTACAGCTGCTCATATTGATGTTCATGCTAAAATCATTAAGGAAAAGTCTATTTTAAGAAGGCTTGGAGATGTGGGAACAAAAATAGTTGAAATGTCTTATGATGGATATGAAGATGTAGATACAATCTTAGATAAGGCAGAGGGACTTATTTTTAAAATTTCTGAAAATAAAGAATCTAAAGATGTAATAAGTATAAAAGATGCTATGACTGAAGAGTTTATGAGACTGGAAGAAGTCTTTAACAATAAAGGAGCAGCTACTGGAATTTCATCAGGATTTGCAAATTTTGATGAAAAAACAAGTGGATTTAATCCTTCAGATCTTGTAATTCTTGCAGCAAGACCTTCAATGGGAAAAACTGCTTTTGCTCTTAACCTTGCTCTTAATGCAGCAATGAAAGGGGGAAAATCAGTTCTTATATTCAGTCTTGAGATGTCAAGCTCACAGCTTTTACAAAGACTTTTAGCTGTTCAGTCAGGGATAGGACTTCAGAAAATAAGAAATGGTTTCCTTGAAGAAGAAGAATGGGGAAGACTTGGTATAGCAAGTGGACAGCTTGCAGAATCTCATATAAATATAGCAGATGTCCCTAATGTTAATGTTCTTGAAATAAGAGCAATGGCAAGAAGACTTAAAGCTATGAATAAACTTGATATGATTGTAATAGACTATCTTCAGCTTATAAAAGGAACAGGAAGAGGAGACAACAGACAGCAGGAAATATCTGATATTTCAAGATCACTTAAAGGGATAGCAAGAGAACTTAATATTCCTATAATTGCTCTTTCACAGCTTTCCAGAGCACCTGAACAGAGAGCAGACAGAAGACCAATGCTTTCAGACTTAAGAGAATCAGGAGCGATTGAGCAGGACGCAGACATGGTTGTATTCCTTTATAGAGATGACTATTATAATGAAGAAAGTGATGAAAGAGGAATCACAGAAGTAATTATTGGTAAGCAGAGAAATGGACCTGTAGGTACTGTAAAGCTTAGATTCTTCCATGAAATTACAAAATTTGCAGATTACACAACAAAAGTGGAATAAAATGTGTTACTTTTCTTTGGTCAATCAAAGAAAAATAAATATAATAAATTTTTAATATGTGTATATAGAAAGTTAGATGAAAATTTTTTTAAAGGAAGAAAGGATATTAGATGAAAAAAGTAGAATTATTAGCACCAGCAGGTAATATAGAAAAAATGGAAATGGCTTTTCACTATGGAGCTGATGCAGTTTTCTTAGGAGGAAAGATGTTCAACCTTAGAGCAGGAAGTAACAACTTTTCTGACGAAGAATTAACAAAAACAGTGGAGTATGCTCACTCACTTGGAAAAAAAGTATATGTTACACTTAATGTAATACCTCACAATGAGGAACTAGATGACCTTCCAGAATATGTTAAGTTTCTTGAAAGTATAAAAGTTGACGGAGTTATTGTTGCAGACCTTGGAGTTTTCCAAATAGTAAAAGAAAACTCAAATCTTTCTATCAGTGTAAGTACACAGGCAAGTAATACAAACTGGCGTTCAGTAAAAATGTGGAAAGATATGGGAGCAAGAAGAGTTGTTCTTGCAAGAGAAATTTCTCTTGAAGATATAAAAACAATAAGAGAAAAAGTACCTGATATAGAACTTGAAGTATTTATACATGGAGCTATGTGTATGTCAATTTCTGGAAGATGTCTTTTAAGTAACTATATGACAGGAAGAGATGCTAACAGAGGAGACTGTGCACAGTCATGCAGATGGAGATATTCTCTTATGGAAGAAAAAAGACCAGGAGAATATATGCCTGTATTTGAAGATGAGCATGGAACATTTATTTTCAGTTCAAAAGATTTATGTACAATAAAAATGATAGACCAAATTCTTGATTTAGGTGTAGATTCACTTAAAATAGAAGGAAGAATGAAAGGTATCTATTATGTTGCTAACAGTGTAAAAGCATATAGAGAAGCTATTGATAAATACTATGAAGGAAACTTTAAATTTGAAGAAAAATGGCTTAGAGAACTTGAGTCAACTTCACACAGACTTTATACAGAAGGATTCTATCATGGAAGACCTGGAGCAGAAGCTCAAAATTATAATGACAGAAATTCTTACAGCCAAACACATCAGCTTGTTGCAAAAGTTATAGAAAAAATTTCTGATGATGAATATATTCTTGCTATAAGAAACAGAGTTGAAGCTGGAGAAGAACTTGAAGTAGTAACTCCTAAATATGATCCTAGAAAAATAGTTCTTCCTAAAATGATTCTTCTTGGAAGAAATGGTCATGAAGAGGAAGTACTTGCTGCAAATCCTAATTCAACAGTAAGAGTTGTAATGCCAGGAGCAGACATGGAAGTTCTTGATATGATAAGAAAAGTTAAAGAAGAAAATCCTGGAGTAGAAGTTAAATAATAAAAGGTTTTTTAGTTAAAGGAAAGGGATAGTTATGTATAAAGGGAATTTTTCAAATTCTTTTGTTAAATGGGCTGTTATACTTTTTCTTTTCCCTGTATATGCAGGAGGGCTAGTACTAAGGGCTGCCGATTATTTAATAAAAAAGACAGAGAGTAAAAAAGAAACGGAGATTTAATTCTCCGTTTTTTCTATTTCTTTTTTCCTTTTATTAGCTTTTTAACTGATTTTATTTTTTCTTCAAGTTCAGTACTTTCCTCTTCAACATTAAGAGCTTTTTCATAATACTCTAAAGCTTTTTCATAATTTTTTAAAGCTTCATAGCATTCGGCAGTATTTTCATAAAACCAACTTGAATCTTTTCCAAGTTCTTCAGATTTTAGAAAATATTTAAGAGCCTTTTTATAGTCTTCTTTTCCTTTGTAACTCCATGCTATTTCAGAATAAATCCACTCGTCTTTTCTTCCAAGTCTTTCAGCAATGAAAAGATATTCAAGGGCTTTGTCAAAGTCATTTAAAGAACCATATGTCCACCCTATCTCAGAGTAAATCCAGTCATCATTTCTTCCAAGTTTTATTGCTTTAAAAAGATATTCAAGAGCTTTTTTATATTTATCAAGTTTATTATAGTTCCAACCAATTTCAGTAACCAGCCAGTCATCAGATGGTTCAAGCTTTTCAGCAGCTAAAAGATATTTAAGGGCATTTTTTGGCTTATTCATTCTTCCATAGTTCCATCCGATTTCTCTGTTAAGCCATACAGAAACATTGTCTCCATCTATTTTAGCAGCAATCAGAAGATATTTTACAGCTTCTTTATATTTTTTTAATCTTCCATAGTTCCATCCAATTTCTCCATTAATCCATGAATCATTTCTTCCCATTTTTTTAGCTTTAAGAAGTATTTCAATGGCTTTTTCAAAATCAGGCTTGCTATGATGTCCATAACAATAACCTATCTGAGAATAAACCCATGAAGTAGGTTCTGCAAGAGTCATAGATTTTTCAAAATATTTAAGAGCCTCATCATATTTATCTAATTGTTCATAGTTCCAACCAATTTCATTGTTAACCCATTCGTCATCAGAACCATTTTCCATAGTTGCAGATTTAATAAGAATTTCAATAGCTTCTTCATGCTTTTTAAGTTTTCCAAGATTCCATCCAATTTCAGTAAGAATCCAGCTGTCATTTTCTTTTAATTTAAAAGCTTCTTCAAGATATTTAATAGCTTCTTCATATTTTTCAGCTCTTCCTAAGTTCCATCCCATTTCTGTTTTTACCCAGCTGTCGTCTGCTCCCATGCTTTCAGATTGCTTAAGATAGTTTATGGCTTTTTCATGTTCTCCATTTCTTCCATAGTTCCATGCTATTTCATTGTTAATCCAAATATCATTTCTTCCACTTTCATAGACACTTAAAAGAATTTTTAAAGCCTTTTCATGATTTCCAAGTTTTCCATAGTTCCATGCTATCTGAGAATTAAGCCAAGCATCATCTCTTCCTCTTGATTTTAAATCTCTAAGAAGTTCAAGAGCTTCAGTATGTTTTTCAATTTTTCCATATACCCATGCTATTTGAGAATCAAGCCAGATGTCTCCACCTTTAAGGGCTTTTGCAACATTGAAATATTTAAGGGCTTCATGATACTTTTCAGTATTTTCTAAGTCCCATCCAAGTTCACAGCTAATCCAATAATCATCTCTTCCCATGGCTTCAGCTTGCTTTAAGAAGAAAATAGCCTCTTCATATTTTTCAAGTTTTCCAAGGTTCCATCCGATTTCAGAATTAATCCAAATATCGTTTCTTCCTCCAGCTTTTGCAGTTTTAAGATAGAAAATAGCTTCTTTTGGTTTTCCAAGAAGTCCAAGGTTCCATCCGATTTCAGAATAAAGCCATCCCTCTTCATCATCTTCTTCTCTTGCTTCAACCCTTCTTAAATATTCAAGAGCCTCTTCGTGCTTAGCAAGTCTTCCAAGCCCCCATCCTATATTACATAGAATCCATGAGCTGTCATCTCCCATACTTTCAAGTTCTTTAAGAATTTTTACACCTTCTTCAAATTCTTTATTATCAAAAAGGGTATCTATTTTTTCCCTCATAAATAATTCGTCTTCCATTTATTCCTCCTTTAAAAGAAAGTCACACTATAATATTACACTAAAAAAAAGAATTGTCAATATTTTTAAAAATATAACTATATATTAAAAAATAGAGAAAAAAGTAAAATGAAAAAAGATAAAAAAATATGATATAATTTTAATATATTAATATAGAAACAAAATTTATGTATAAAAATAGCAAGAAATATTTTTAAAATACTATTTAATTGAAGATAAATAATTTATAATTAATAAAAGTTTAGGAGGAATAGAAATGAAGGTTTTAATGGTAAATGGAAGTTCTCGTCAATGTTGCACTTTTACAGCTCTTTCTGAAATAGGAAAAGTTTTGGAAAAGGAAGGAATAGAGTGGGAAATATTTAATATTGGAGGAGAACCTTTAAGAGATTGCATAGGTTGTGGAGGTTGTAAAAATTTAGATGGTGCTTGTGTATTTAATGATGATGCAGTAAATGAATTCTTGAAAAAGGCTCGTGAAGCAGATGGATATATTTTTGGAAGCCCTGTTTATTTTGCTCATCCAAGTGGTAGAATTATATCTTTCCTTGATAGAGCCTTTGTAGCAGGTAAAAAAATATTTACTCATAAGCCTGCTGCTTGTATAACTTCAGCGAGAAGAGGAGGAACTACAGCTTCTTATGATGTTTTAAATAAATATCTTGGAATTTGTCAAATGCCTGTAGTATCTTCATCATATTGGAATATGGTTCATGGAAATACTCCTGAAGAAGTATTAAAAGATGAAGAAGGAATGCAGACAATGAAAAATCTTGGAAAAAATATGGCATGGCTTTTAAAATGTATTGAGTTTGGAAAGAAAAACGGAATAAATGCACCAGAAAATATAACAACAGTAAGAACTAATTTTATAAAATAAAAAAATGTCCATTTTCTTTGGGATACAAGGAAAATGGACATTTCTATTAATCAGTTTCTTCAATAAGATTTTTCTTTTTAAGGAAGTGAGCTGCATATACAAAAGGTGTATCACATACAGCTACTATAAACTTCATAATATATGTAGTAAGGAATATTTCAACAAGAACTTCTTTAGGATAAACTCCCCAGAAAGCTATAAGTGTGAAAAGAGAATTATCTATAAGCTGACTTATCATTGTACTTGCATTATTTCTAATCCATATATGTTTAGGAGCTGAATATTTTTTTCTCCAAAATTCATAAGCCCATATGTCATGTGACTGTGACACAAGATATGAAATAAGAGAAGCAACTACAAGTCTTGGCATAAAGTCAAATATTCTTTTAACACCTTCAAACATAACAATTCCTTCTTCTATGTTTGATGGAATAAAAGATACAGCAATCTGCATTATTGCAGTCATGACTATAAGAGAGAAAAACCCAAGGTAGACAGCTTTCTGAGCATGCTTTTTACCATAGTTTTCAGCAAGAATATCAGTAACAAGAAATCCTCCAGCATAAAGAATATTTCCAAGGGTAGTTCCAAATCCAAAAAGGTCTACAAGAAGAACTACCTGAATATTTGCAAGAATAGTGGAAATAGGAATCCATGTATAAAGTCCTATTTTTCCAAACTTTTTATATGCAAAAAGTATAAATAAAAAGTTTGCTATAAGCATACAAAACCATAAAATCTCATTTTTCATCATCATTGTTCAAACACTCCTAAATCTTTATTATCTATTAAAAGTTCAACCCTATCATCATTCATAAGATATGAATATTTATTTACAAACCATTTTACAAGGTCTCCATCCCTTTTTACTTTTGTACCATTGTCTATAAAAATATTTATAGTTATATTTTTAAAGTATTTAAGCCCTTTTTCAATATCTTTTTCAATCATTTCTTTTGTCTGTCCTTGTGTACATACAAGAAGACATACAGAATAAAGTTCTTTACTCATAAGCTTAAGAGTTTCTTCATCAGTACGAAAGTTTTTATTATATACATTTATTCTGAAATCATCATCAAATGTTTCCATTCCCATTCTGAATCTTATTTCAGTCCCTTCAAAATATTTTCTTATTTCATCAAGTCTCTTTATATATCCATAATAAATTTCAAAATAAAGAGTTTTTATATTTTTTTCTTTTACAATTTTTTTTATTTCAGCCAGAGTACCTGAAGTAAGCTCAAACACAGAACCTGAATTTATAACTTCAAGAACTCCATATTCTCCAGTAATTTCTTTTAAAACTTCAAAATTTACAGAATCTATTTCTTTTTCATTTAAAGAGTTATCTTCTATATAATTACAGAAACTGCATTTTCCATATTTGCATGGAAAACTTTTTAAAAGAACTATTTCACGCTGATGTTTTTCAGTGATTTTATTGTATCTTATTCCCATAAAGTTTACATATCTCCTTTTTGTGCAAAATAAAAAGAGGCAGAAAAACTCTGCCTCAAATAAAACAATTTAAATTATTTTAAATTTTAGCCTAGTTTTTTATAGATGGTTAATCTGTGTAGAACATCTACCTGATAAAATCAGGATTTTTTATTCACATACTGGATAAGTATACAGTGAATTTATAAAAAAGTCAATATTTTTTTACGGCTTGATATATGCAAAACCGTCATTGTGTCTTAAAGCAATGTGGAAAATTCCTGAAGGAACAGTTTTCACAAATGAGAACACAAGTGAAGGATCTATACTAAGTGCAGTTAATGAATTTGAACAGCAGTAAATATACACACCTTTGTTGCTCAGAGCTTCAAGAGCTTCTTTGACTCTTAAAATATTTATGCTTCCTGCAGCAAGACTTTTAACAGCAGTACCATTTGCAACTATTTCTATGTTTACAGTATAGTTACCAATTTCTCCCATTTTTAAAAGATTCTCTGCATTCTTGCAAGTCATTGCCCATTTTTCTTCTTCATCAATATGTAACAGGATATTTACTATTTTATTCATAGAATCCCCTCCTTTGTAATATAAATTATTTTACCACAAAAAATCTGATTATTTCAACTTTATTATAATTATATTGAAAAATACTGAAAATACCTTATAATATTAAGTAAGAGACAATATCAAATAAATTTTAGGAGGTGTTTTTTGAAATGCTTAGTTATTTTGACCATAGAGTTATAAAGACGGCTTTCGGAACTTTTTTTGCAATCTATGCTGCACAGGTTTTAGGTATAAAATACGGGGTTACAGCAGGAATTGTTGCGATAATAAGTATACAAGCAACCAAAAAAGAATCTGTAAAAATAGCCGTAGAAAGATTTTTTGCTTCTCTTGTAGGGCTTTTTATAGCAGCAGTATTTTTTTACTTTTTTGGTTACAGCCCTTTAGTATTTGGAGCTTTTGTTCTTGTCTTTATGCCTGTGTGCTTAAAATTTAATCTGTTTCAAGGATTTTTGGCAACAGTAGTTCTTGCAACTCATATTCTAGCAGAAAAGCAGCTGTCTTTTTCAATTCTTTTAAATGAGGTTGAAATTCTTGTTCTTGGGGCAGCTACTGCTGTGGTTCTTAATCTTTATATGCCTGATGTAACTCAGAAGTTAGAGAATACTCATCAGGAAGTAAACAGACTTATGAAAAAACTTTTAAATTACATGGGAGATGAACTTATTACAGGAGCTATTTTCATTGATGAAGATGAAACTTTTAAAGAACTTAAAAGACAGCTTAATATAGGAAGAGATTTGGCATTTAATGATTATAATAATGCTTTTTTCTATGCTTCAAGATATCAGATAGAACTTTTCAATATGAAGAGAGAACAATATAAAGTTCTTGTGAGAATGAGAAGACATTTTTACAGATTTTATCTTAGCAGTGAGCACACTTACATAATAGCTGATTTTACAAGTGAAGTTTCAGATTCAATAGGGGTGGATTTAATTTATAAAAAGGCTCTTAAAGATTTAGAGACTGTAAAAGAAACATTTAGAAATATGCCCCTTCCTCAAACTAGAGGAGAATTTGAAAACAGAGCTGTACTTTATCAGTTTTTAAATGATGTGGAAGAGTTTCTGGAAATAAAAGAGGAATTTTTAAAGAGATATACTCTAAAAGGAGAGAAAAAAGTATATATAGAAAAATCTGTAACAGAAAAATAAATATTTGGAGGAAATATGCCTGTATACAAATTGGAAGCACTACTTAAAAATATTACTGACAAAGAAATTTGGGAGAAAGGAAAATATATTTCTGAAAATGGAAATCTTATAGAAAATGAAGAAGATTTAAAAAATGAAGAAGATGAAATGTATTATATTCTAAAGGGAAGTATTTTAAATGAAGAGAGAATATATTCAACATCAGTTTCATGGATATTAGAAGAAAATAAAAAGGCTGAATTAATTTCATGGAAATGCACCTGTCAGCATTTAGAAGAGGTATCAGCTCCATGTGAGCATTTAGCTGCACTTGTTCAAAGTATAAGCAAAGCTGAAAGAGAAAGAAATGCTATAAGAGATGAAAATTTTTCAGTTGCTTTTATAGATGATAATATATTTCAAGATAAAAAGAAAAGTCTTTCTTTGAAATTTAATGTAAAAACAGCATCTGAATATGATGGAGAAAAAGAAAAATTGGCTTTTTCAGATTTTGAAATTTACAATAAAGTATCAATGGAAAGAAGGAAAATTAATTTTGATACTGTAGTTTCATCAGAAATAGATGAAATAAGAAAAAATTATATTGAAGATGACTTAGATTTTGATGATACATCTTCCGATTTTTTAAAATTTATAAAGTTCATTGAAAACTCAGCTAAAGCAATGAGTATTGACTTTTATAACAATGAATTTATTATTCCTGAATTTTTTATTGAAAAGGGAGTAAAGTATGCAGAGGCTCTTGGAAAGAACTATAATTCTAATATTGAAATAAATTTTGAAATAAAAGTCAAGGAGAATCTAGACTATTATATTTTAGAATTTAATAATTTTTCACAAGCAGATATATTAAATGAAGAATACTTACTTTTAAGGGAAAAGGGAAAAGTTAGTATTAAAAATATAAAAAAAGAAGAAATAAAAAAAATAAAAGCTGTGAAAGAGGCTGAAAAAAGAGAAGGAACTTATAAAATAAGAAAGGGATCTCCTCTCATAAGGGAGATTTTAAATAATATAAGAAGTATCGGTGAAATAAAATTTGATAAAAGTATAAAAACGGAAATTTTTTCTCCGTCTCTTGTATCTTTACGGCTTTTTATAAATGAAACTTCAAATAAAGATATAACCATTATTCCACAATATATTTATGATGGAAAAACAGCTGAAGAAATTAAAGACCATCTTATGCTAAAAAATACAAAAAAAGAAAAAGAAATATTTTCAAAATTTGAAAGTTTTATAAAAAAATGTGGTTTCAAAAAAGTAAATGGAAAATTTATTCTTCCAGATAAAGACGACCTTATTTATAATTTTATGGAAGATGGTTTTAAAAATTTAAAAGAAAAATATAAAGTAATAATTTGTGAAGAACTAAAGGAAAGAGAATATAAAAAAGTTGTACCATATGATATTGGATTGGGAGAAGTAAGACAAACAGCAGCTATCTTAAGAGCAAGATTAGCTCCTTTAAAAAGAGTTATTATTGCAGTGCCTCCTTACAAATTACTGTATTGGAAAAATAGACTGACAGAAGAATCTTTAGGAAAAAAAGTGAAAATAATATCTGGAGATACAGAGGAAAAAATAAAGGCTTTTGAAAAAGTAAAGACAGATGATATTATAGTTATTTCTTATGAAGATTTATTTACTGAATGTGCTCGTTTTGAATATATTGATTTTGAAATGATTATATTTGATAATCCTCTTTATGTTCCAAAAATAATAAGAGATGAATTCAGTGAAGCTATTGGAACTTTAAAATATGAAAGCAGTTTATGTTTTGTAGGAAGATTTGAAGAAAAAGCTTATTCAGAATGGTTTTATATATTTAGCCTTATAAATCCTAAATATCTTGGAACAAAAGAAGAGTTTTATGAGAAATATATTTCTGACAGCAATAAAAGAGAAAATAGAGATTTTCTTCTTTCAAAGCTTGTTAATCCTTTTATTTTAAGAAAAACGAAGGAAGAAGTTATAGATGAACTTCCTAATAAGGAAATTAGAGATTTTTATTTTGAGATGAAAGATGGAAGCAAACAAAAAAATATTTATATGAAATATCTTAACAGACTTAATAAAAGACTTGTAATTCTTGAAAGACCTGAACAACATAGAAAAAAGATATTTACTGTTATTGAAAGATTAAGACAGGTATGCAGCAGTCCTGCACTTATAAATAAAAAATATGGAGATAATCAAGGAAAGATAAATGCTCTTAGCAATATTTTAAAAACATGTGCAGCAGAGAAAAGAAAAGTTGTTATATACAGTGCATTTAAAAATACAGCAGGAAAATTGTGTAAACATTATAAGAGATTTTATAAAAACTGCAGCTTTATGTCACTTCCTGTTTCTGAGAAAATTAAAGAAGAGATGTATTCAAAATTTTATAAGGAAGAGTATGAAAAAGAATATTTTTTCCTTTTTATAAATAATATAGGATATGAAGAGCTTCAAGATATAGAGTATGATGTTATTATCTATTTTGATCCTCCTTGGGACAGATTTTTCTATGTGGATAAAACAAAAAAGCTTTACAGGAAAAAACCTGTTGAAATTAATTTTATAACAAACAGAAGTATTGAAGATAAAATAAATAATAAAAGAATGAGACTTTATAGAAATAAGATTTTAAAGACATATTTTGAAGATATGAAAAAAGGAAAAATA
Proteins encoded in this window:
- a CDS encoding aromatic acid exporter family protein; this encodes MLSYFDHRVIKTAFGTFFAIYAAQVLGIKYGVTAGIVAIISIQATKKESVKIAVERFFASLVGLFIAAVFFYFFGYSPLVFGAFVLVFMPVCLKFNLFQGFLATVVLATHILAEKQLSFSILLNEVEILVLGAATAVVLNLYMPDVTQKLENTHQEVNRLMKKLLNYMGDELITGAIFIDEDETFKELKRQLNIGRDLAFNDYNNAFFYASRYQIELFNMKREQYKVLVRMRRHFYRFYLSSEHTYIIADFTSEVSDSIGVDLIYKKALKDLETVKETFRNMPLPQTRGEFENRAVLYQFLNDVEEFLEIKEEFLKRYTLKGEKKVYIEKSVTEK
- a CDS encoding DEAD/DEAH box helicase, with translation MPVYKLEALLKNITDKEIWEKGKYISENGNLIENEEDLKNEEDEMYYILKGSILNEERIYSTSVSWILEENKKAELISWKCTCQHLEEVSAPCEHLAALVQSISKAERERNAIRDENFSVAFIDDNIFQDKKKSLSLKFNVKTASEYDGEKEKLAFSDFEIYNKVSMERRKINFDTVVSSEIDEIRKNYIEDDLDFDDTSSDFLKFIKFIENSAKAMSIDFYNNEFIIPEFFIEKGVKYAEALGKNYNSNIEINFEIKVKENLDYYILEFNNFSQADILNEEYLLLREKGKVSIKNIKKEEIKKIKAVKEAEKREGTYKIRKGSPLIREILNNIRSIGEIKFDKSIKTEIFSPSLVSLRLFINETSNKDITIIPQYIYDGKTAEEIKDHLMLKNTKKEKEIFSKFESFIKKCGFKKVNGKFILPDKDDLIYNFMEDGFKNLKEKYKVIICEELKEREYKKVVPYDIGLGEVRQTAAILRARLAPLKRVIIAVPPYKLLYWKNRLTEESLGKKVKIISGDTEEKIKAFEKVKTDDIIVISYEDLFTECARFEYIDFEMIIFDNPLYVPKIIRDEFSEAIGTLKYESSLCFVGRFEEKAYSEWFYIFSLINPKYLGTKEEFYEKYISDSNKRENRDFLLSKLVNPFILRKTKEEVIDELPNKEIRDFYFEMKDGSKQKNIYMKYLNRLNKRLVILERPEQHRKKIFTVIERLRQVCSSPALINKKYGDNQGKINALSNILKTCAAEKRKVVIYSAFKNTAGKLCKHYKRFYKNCSFMSLPVSEKIKEEMYSKFYKEEYEKEYFFLFINNIGYEELQDIEYDVIIYFDPPWDRFFYVDKTKKLYRKKPVEINFITNRSIEDKINNKRMRLYRNKILKTYFEDMKKGKILKREYTREEIFAFLQI